A genomic region of Aspergillus oryzae RIB40 DNA, chromosome 1 contains the following coding sequences:
- a CDS encoding putative potassium transporter (Na+/K+ transporter) has protein sequence MVTSRGWLRPLGRIIMAVVPPFNFITLHYAYFIVTSLVCSVIFWGASNPLRSVSYADALFMCVSAITGAGLNTVDLSSLNTFQQAILFALLMLGHAILISITVLFVRKRAFESKFKGISNRLAQYRESRPTSDLNVPLDEADFKVVNVQPSNMNAGHGDKAPGMTEVSPVENSTDLTSDDHIHWAEDDQITIGARRRSHHQSHRVFPMVGVGARPDLNNHPKDAIPNLPLREESDILRLKGIIQGTQKYFASRGFISRNSQFYGLTPDERERLGGVEYKAVSFLAVIVAVYWLMFLIIGMIGVGGWLEANHPDISRENGLSPFWTGAFFAVSAFVNSGMSLLDANMTALQKNVYPLLTMGLLILAGNTLYPCFLRFIIWSMRCMIPDQPAWKTWEVTLDFILDHPRRVYTNLFPRRHTWYLLGTIIVLNAIDWAGFEILAIGNQEIEQLPPGYRVLDGLFQALERSLGIYAHDDPESESEGQAKPGLFMSLVRHHLLGRQDVPSAEVSRSYFVHQQLRSQLSHDIWWIALAVLFISIAESPNFNRDPVSYSTFNIIFEVVSAYGCVGVSVGIPGRNSSFCSGWHTISKLILAAVALRGRHRGLPVAIDQAVMLPNDSLAWAEEEDAALRREKTRAWGVDKMPVGAV, from the exons ATGGTCACCT CACGAGGCTGGCTTCGGCCTCTTGGTCGGATTATTATGGCGGTGGTACCGCCTTTCAATTTTATCACGCTACACTATGCTTATTTTATCGTAACATCATTGGTCTGCAGTGTCATATTTTGGGGAGCTTCGAACCCGCTCCGTAGTGTCTCCTACGCTGATGCGCTGTTTATGTGTGTTAGCGCCATTACAGGCGCTGGACTGAACACT GTGGATTTATCTTCATTGAATACTTTCCAGCAGGCTATCCTTTTCGCGCTCCTGATGTTGGGGCACGCTATTCTCATCTCGATCACTGTTCTATttgtgaggaagagggcttTTGAATCGAAATTCAAAGGCATTTCAAATAGATTGGCTCAATATAGGGAGTCTCGTCCCACATCTGATCTAAACGTTCCGCTAGATGAAGCGGACTTCAAGGTTGTCAATGTGCAGCCCTCAAACATGAATGCCGGTCATGGCGACAAGGCCCCCGGGATGACTGAAGTCAGTCCCGTAGAGAACTCAACTGATTTGACCAGTGATGACCATATACACTGGGCTGAAGATGATCAGATAACTATTGGTGCACGAAGACGCTCGCACCATCAAAGCCACCGAGTGTTCCCTATGGTGGGCGTTGGCGCTCGGCCTGATCTGAATAATCATCCGAAAGATGCTATTCCCAACCTGCCTCTGCGAGAGGAGAGTGACATATTACGGCTGAAGGGCATAATCCAAGGGACGCAAAAGTATTTCGCGTCCAGAGGCTTCATCTCCCGAAACTCCCAGTTTTATGGGCTCACCCCCGACGAACGCGAGAGACTTGGCGGAGTTGAATACAAGGCAGTTTCGTTCTTGGCAGTTATAGTCGCCGTCTACTGGCTGATGTTCTTGATCATCGGTATGATCGGCGTAGGAGGATGGCTCGAAGCGAATCATCCAGATATATCTCGGGAGAATGGTCTGTCGCCTTTCTGGACAGGCGCGTTCTTCGCTGTTTCTGCATTTGTGAACAGCGGTATGTCCCTTTTGGATGCCAATATGACTGCACTGCAAAAGAA TGTGTACCCACTTCTCACTATGGGGTTGCTAATCCTCGCCGGGAACACCCTCTACCCCTGCTTCCTGAGGTTTATAATTTGGTCTATGAGATGTATGATTCCAGACCAACCGGCATGGAAGACATGGGAAGTTACTCTAGACTTTATCCTGGACCATCCTCGAAGG GTATATACGAACCTTTTCCCGAGACGCCACACATGGTATCTGCTAGGAACCATCATTGTCTTGAATGCTATTGATTGGGCCGGTTTCGAAATACTTGCGATCGGAAATCAAGAAATCGAGCAGTTGCCACCAGGCTATCGAGTCCTGGATGGCTTGTTCCAAGCGTTAG AACGCTCCCTGGGCATCTACGCCCACGATGACCCGGAATCTGAGTCCGAAGGCCAAGCCAAACCAGGCCTCTTCATGAGTCTTGTGCGACACCACCTCCTCGGACGACAGGACGTCCCCAGCGCCGAAGTTTCGCGCAGCTACTTCGTCCACCAACAACTGCGTTCCCAACTAAGCCACGATATCTGGTGGATTGCCCTAGCAGTCCTCTTCATTTCCATCGCCGAATCGCCCAATTTCAATCGCGATCCTGTCAGCTACTCCaccttcaacatcatctttgAAGTTGTTTCCGCCTACGGCTGCGTCGGCGTCAGCGTCGGCATCCCCGGCAGGAACAGCTCCTTTTGCAGCGGGTGGCACACCATCAGCAAATTGATCCTGGCGGCGGTTGCCCTCCGTGGACGTCATCGTGGTCTTCCCGTGGCTATCGATCAGGCTGTCATGTTACCAAATGATTCCCTCGCCTGggctgaagaggaagatgctgcGCTGAGACGGGAAAAAACTCGTGCTTGGGGTGTGGACAAAATGCCTGTTGGGGCTGTCTAA
- the rok1 gene encoding RNA-dependent ATPase ROK1 (ATP-dependent RNA helicase), giving the protein MDAFKLLTRSTKFKTGPSSSSASLPSTGKAENPQLFRNSEAEKLLEEQKNGKKRKRGSAADEPEEREPNLDFFSSNKGSSKKVVKAEEAPSDEERGSGSEDEDEMDEVQRRTILNSHKIKVTDMRELEEIQPVQAQGEEEPKKKKKKRKQKEEPAQTLTKKEQKKARRLFPRPLVSFKELRTQYKISRRLAENITEQGFTVPTEVQLGTLPLLLGDRTIGQSKTEEPVEPDLLVVAPTGSGKTLSFLIPVINKIVRHHHGQQEERGIFAVVVAPTKELASQIVNEGRKLVSGTGVKITLMKKGMQVVEREDDDEDVLDEGSSESSESEDDEKTTEKKSKGKAPVTKSDILVTTPLQLVNALSANKTKPMATLPLVRNIVLDEADVLLDPLFREQTLDIWRACTHPELRASLWSATMGSSIEDLAKSTIKERKDASSLTKSYPLYRLVVGLKDSAIPNIQHKLVYAATEQGKLLGLRQLLHPAAAAASDIRLRPPFLIFTQTIPRAVALHSELRYDIPPEAGGSSRIAVLHSDLSDGQRSEIMKNFRKGEIWILVTTDLLARGIDFRGINGVVNYDIPNSAAVYVHRVGRTGRAGREGGVAVTYYTKEDIPYVKSIANVIDVSEKLRGTEGEKSVQKWLLDSLPDLSKKDKKELKKHGVRARQTNLKSVADDKQQRKTRISTKSGFERRMENKKKGAIAASRNRKLQGPSGAEPDSGDDGWGGIQE; this is encoded by the coding sequence ATGGATGCTTTCAAGCTGTTGACCAGATCGACCAAATTCAAGACTGGTCCTAGCTCGTCTTCAGCATCACTTCCCTCGACAGGCAAGGCGGAGAACCCGCAGCTGTTTCGTAATTCCGAAGCTGAGAAGCTCcttgaagaacagaagaatggcaagaaaagaaagaggggttCTGCGGCGGATGAGCCGGAGGAACGCGAACCGAATCTGGACTTCTTCAGCTCTAATAAAGGATCTTCGAAGAAGGTTGTGAAGGCCGAAGAGGCGCCATCGGATGAGGAACGGGGCTCTGGCtcggaagacgaagatgagatGGATGAAGTGCAGCGCAGAACGATCTTGAATTCTCACAAGATCAAAGTGACGGATATGCGCGAGCTTGAGGAAATCCAACCTGTGCAGGCGCagggcgaagaagaaccgaagaagaaaaagaagaagagaaagcagaaagaagagcctgcTCAGACACTCACTAAgaaagagcagaagaaggctcGGCGGTTATTCCCGCGgcctcttgtttctttcaAGGAGTTGCGCACACAGTACAAGATCTCGCGCCGTTTGGCGGAAAACATCACCGAACAGGGCTTTACGGTACCTACGGAAGTGCAGCTGGGAACTCTGCCTTTGTTGCTGGGTGACCGGACGATTGGCCAGTCGAAGACGGAAGAGCCGGTTGAGCCGGATCTTCTGGTTGTTGCGCCAACGGGAAGTGGAAAGACTCTTTCGTTCTTGATTCCGGTTATCAATAAGATTGTGCGCCATCACCATggacaacaagaagaacgaGGCATTTTTGCGGTCGTTGTTGCGCCGACTAAGGAGCTAGCCAGTCAGATTGTCAACGAAGGGAGAAAGTTGGTCTCGGGGACTGGTGTTAAGATCACGTTAATGAAGAAGGGTATGCAGGTCGTGGAGCgtgaggacgacgatgaggatgttttGGACGAGGGCAGTTCCGAATCTTCTGAGTCGGAGGACGACGAAAAGACTaccgagaagaaaagcaagggCAAGGCCCCTGTCACTAAGAGTGATATTCTCGTGACGACTCCTCTACAACTGGTCAATGCACTCTCTgcaaacaaaaccaaacccatgGCTACGTTGCCCTTAGTGAGGAATATTGTCCTTGATGAGGCAGATGTTCTCTTGGATCCTTTGTTCCGTGAGCAGACTCTTGATATCTGGCGCGCCTGCACACACCCCGAGCTTCGAGCAAGTCTATGGTCAGCTACCATGGGCTCGAGCATCGAAGATCTCgccaaatcaacaatcaagGAGCGCAAGGATGCTTCAAGTCTCACAAAGTCTTACCCATTATATCGCCTCGTCGTTGGATTGAAGGACTCCGCCATTCCCAACATCCAGCATAAGCTGGTCTACGCTGCAACGGAACAAGGAAAGCTACTCGGTCTAAGACAACTGCTCCATCCGgctgcggcagcagcatcggATATTCGCCTTCGTCCGCCGTTCTTGATCTTTACACAGACTATTCCTCGAGCCGTGGCACTCCATTCAGAACTGCGCTACGACATTCCTCCCGAAGCTGGTGGCTCATCGCGTATCGCTGTCCTCCACTCCGATCTCTCGGACGGCCAGCGCTCTGAGATTATGAAGAACTTCCGCAAGGGCGAGATCTGGATTCTCGTTACAACTGATCTTTTGGCTCGCGGTATCGACTTCCGCGGAATCAACGGTGTTGTCAACTACGATATTCCGAACTCGGCGGCTGTCTATGTTCACCGAGTTGGACGTACGGGCCGGGCTGGTCGTGAAGGTGGTGTCGCAGTGACATACTACACGAAGGAAGACATCCCTTACGTCAAGAGTATTGCAAACGTTATCGATGTCAGTGAGAAGCTACGAGGAACGGAGGGCGAGAAGTCAGTGCAAAAATGGCTTCTGGACTCTCTCCCCGATCtcagcaagaaggacaagaaagagttgaagaaaCACGGCGTCAGAGCCAGACAGACGAACCTCAAGAGCGTGGCAGATGACAAGCAGCAGCGGAAGACAAGAATCAGTACGAAGAGCGGCTTCGAGCGACGCatggaaaacaagaagaagggcgcCATCGCAGCGAGCCGTAACAGGAAGCTCCAAGGACCATCAGGTGCGGAGCCTGATAGCGGCGACGACGGCTGGGGTGGCATCCAAGAGTGA
- a CDS encoding F1F0 ATP synthase subunit g (predicted protein), translating to MPATASRAVLRQSQFLTRRTAVRYASSTPESAQKASEAASSAASKASEGLSRVTSTAGPALSNAAQGVGSALRKVGGRTGKVIAFVDSMIPPTLYYGKVGLELAKLVFRGQNMTPPNLATFQSFYQPLINAFRSPAALKNANFVSPGDIAARVRNASPKELALAGVTLAEVIGFFTVGEMIGRMNIVGYRGHPEHHGDH from the exons ATGCCCGCTACCGCGTCCCGTGCCGTTCTTCGGCAATCGCAGTTCCTGACCCGGAGGACCGCTGTCAGATacgcctcctccaccccgGAGTCTGCTCAGAAGGCTAGCGAGGCTGCATCCTCTGCTGCCTCCAAGGCATCTGAAGGTCTCTCTCGTGTCACATCCACCGCTGGTCCCGCTCTTTCGAATGCCGCCCAGGGCGTCGGCAGTGCTCTGAGGAAGGTTGGTGGAAGGACCGGAAAAGTCATCGCTTTCGTCGATT CTATGATACCCCCTACCCTCTACTACGGAAAGGTCGGCCTTGAACTCGCCAAGCTCGTTTTCCGTGGACAGAACATGACTCCTCC CAACCTGGCTACCTTCCAGTCCTTCTACCAGCCTCTGATCAACGCTTTCCGCAGCCCTGCCGCCCTTAAGAACGCCAACTTCGTCTCTCCCGGAGACATCGCCGCCCGTGTCCGCAATGCCAGCCCTAAGGAACTCGCCCTGGCCGGTGTTACTCTCGCGGAGGTTATCGGATTCTTTACCGTTGGTGAGATGATCGGTAGAATGAACATTGTCGGCTACAGGGGCCACCCTGAGCACCACGGAGACCACTAG
- a CDS encoding NAD(P)-dependent alcohol dehydrogenase (sorbitol dehydrogenase), with protein sequence MATATVLEKANIGVYTNTNHDLWVAESKPTLEEVKSGESLKPGEVTVQVRSTGICGSDVHFWHAGCIGPMIVTGDHILGHESAGEVIAVASDVTHLKPGDRVAVEPNIPCHACEPCLTGRYNGCEKVLFLSTPPVDGLLRRYVNHPAVWCHKIGDMSYEDGALLEPLSVSLAAIERSGLRLGDPVLVTGAGPIGLITLLSARAAGATPIVITDIDEGRLAFAKSLVPDVITYKVQTNLSAEDNAAGIIDAFNDGQGSAPDALKPKLALECTGVESSVASAIWSVKFGGKVFVIGVGKNEMKIPFMRLSTQEIDLQYQYRYCNTWPRAIRLVRNGVISLKKLVTHRFLLEDALKAFETAADPKTGAIKVQIMSNEEDVKGASA encoded by the exons ATGGCTACTGCAACTGTCCTCGAAAAGGCCAACATTGGTGTctacaccaacaccaaccacGACTTGTGGGTCGCAGAATCGAAGCCGACGCTCGAGGAGGTGAAGAGTGGTGAGAGCTTGAAGCCCGGTGAGGTAACAGTCCAGGTTCGCAGTACCGGAATTTGCGG ATCTGACGTGCACTTTTGGCATGCCGGCTGCATTGGTCCCATGATTGTCACGGGAGACCATATCCTGGGTCACGAGTCGGCCGGCGAAGTGATTGCAGTTGCCTCCGATGTCACCCACCTCAAGCCAGGCGATCGTGTCGCCGTCGAGCCCAACATTCCCTGCCACGCATGCGAGCCTTGCTTGACTGGACGTTACAACGGTTGTGAAAAGGTGCTTTTCCTGTCTACTCCTCCCGTGGATGGTTTGCTGCGGCGCTATGTCAACCACCCCGCTGTCTGGTGCCACAAGATCGGTGATATGAGCTATGAGGATGGAGCTCTGCTGGAGCCTCTCAGTGTGTCTCTCGCTGCAATTGAGCGAAGCGGCCTTCGCTTGGGCGACCCTGTACTTGTCACCGGTGCTGGTCCCATCGGTTTGATCACTCTCCTCAGTGCCCGCGCCGCGGGAGCAACACCCATTGTCATCACCGATATCGACGAGGGAAGACTAGCCTTCGCCAAGTCGTTGGTTCCTGATGTTATCACCTACAAGGTGCAGACCAATCTGTCCGCTGAGGATAATGCTGCGGGCATTATCGATGCTTTCAACGATGGCCAGGGTTCCGCCCCTGATGCCCTGAAGCCTAAGCTGGCACTGGAGTGCACCGGTGTTGAGAGTAGTGTCGCATCTGCTATCTGGAGTGTCAAGTTCGGTGGCAAGGTCTTCGTGATCGGTGTGGGCAAGAACGAGATGAAGATTCCGTTCATGCGTCTGAGCACCCAAGAGATCGACCTTCAGTACCAGTACCGCTACTGCAACACCTGGCCTCGCGCCATTCGTCTTGTGAGGAACGGTGTCATCagtctgaagaagcttgttACACATCGCTTCCTCTTGGAGGACGCTCTTAAGGCCTTCGAAACTGCTGCAGACCCCAAGACGGGAGCTATCAAGGTTCAGATCATGAGCAACGAGGAGGACGTGAAGGGTGCTTCAGCTTAA
- a CDS encoding S-adenosylmethionine-dependent methyltransferase (putative N2,N2-dimethylguanosine tRNA methyltransferase) gives MISADPHEPLHVFDLPQIHTKPSGTELLRALDILAIKPKSFASSGHEAVKAPTVYPTGVPRYLTSIISSPLSWLDTDELREAVWDAAAARLSERSGRSAMPAMTRVFTIPSPTGEELTLTLHEPSLTADNLGMKTWVSSYLLSQRLHSLLESTPQLVPSETTTPTPKTDRTLRALELGAGTGLVGLSFAAIRGQSASIHLTDLPDIVPNLAHNAALNVELLTNTAATVTTGVLDWSIAPEPLPTQEEQYDLILAADPLYSPKHPKWLVETIGHWLSRGLNARVVTEMPLRDAYLPQVQEFRERMGQLGLEAVYEGEEVGYDDWESADGGALAVRCWWSVWGWSEKL, from the exons ATGATCAGCGCGGACCCCCACGAGCCTCTCCACG TGTTCGACCTGCCTCAAATCCACACTAAACCTTCTGGCACCGAACTTTTACGAGCTCTTGACATCTTAGCGATCAAACCAAAGAGTTTTGCTTCAAGTGGCCATGAAGCGGTGAAGGCTCCAACTGTCTACCCGACCGGAGTACCGCGCTATTTGACGTCTATCATCTCGAGTCCCCTATCATGGCTAGATACCGATGAGCTTCGGGAAGCTGTCtgggatgctgctgctgctcgaCTCAGCGAACGCTCTGGGCGATCCG CAATGCCTGCCATGACCCGTGTCTTCACGATTCCCAGTCCAACGGGCGAAGAGCTGACTTTGACTCTGCACGAACCATCCTTAACTGCCGACAACCTAGGAATGAAAACCTGGGTATCCTCATACCTTCTCTCCCAACGTCTCCACTCTCTCCTCGAATCAACCCCACAACTCGTCCCATCTGAGACGACCACCCCTACCCCGAAGACAGATCGCACACTCCGAGCCCTAGAGCTAGGCGCAGGAACAGGTCTCGTGGGACTTTCGTTTGCGGCTATCCGCGGACAGTCGGCTTCAATTCATCTCACAGACCTCCCCGATATTGTTCCTAATCTTGCCCACAATGCCGCTCTGAATGTGGAGCTGCTTACCAACACGGCCGCGACTGTTACGACTGGCGTGCTGGACTGGTCCATTGCTCCCGAGCCTCTTCCCACCCAAGAGGAACAATATGACCTGATCCTGGCCGCCGACCCTCTGTACTCCCCCAAGCATCCCAAATGGCTTGTAGAGACTATCGGGCACTGGTTGAGCCGCGGCCTTAATGCACGCGTGGTGACCGAAATGCCCCTGCGAGATGCATACTTGCCGCAAGTACAAGAGTTTCGTGAGCGCATGGGACAGCTTGGTCTGGAGGCGGTTTATGAGGGAGAGGAGGTAGGGTACGATGACTGGGAAtcggcagatggaggagcgCTAGCAGTTCGATGCTGGTGGTCCGTTTGGGGGTGGAGCGAGAAGCTCTAG
- a CDS encoding ESCRT-I subunit protein VPS28 (vacuolar sorting protein VPS28), producing MYAQRPLAYAPTPYSYTPNPALSASINLDEEVKLASSSAERDLYESLAEIYSIIVTLDGLEKAYIKDVVTEAEYTETCARLLKQYKSSLGDDTVANEFVDLETFKRTWGLECPRATERLRIGLPATVEQASHNAPAANMGPAAGPPGGASGSLILTATENFITFLDALKLNMVSKDALHPLLSEVIQSVNKVTDGDFENRGKIIQWLITLNQMRATEELSEDQARELSFDIEQAYQGFKSTLG from the exons ATGTATGCCCAGCGCCCTTTGGCGTATGCGCCGACTCCCTACAGCTATACTCCTAACCCGGCCTTGTCTGCGTCCATCAATCTCGATGAG GAAGTTAAACTAGCCTCCAGCTCGGCCGAGCGCGATCTGTACGAGTCGCTGGCTGAAATCTACAGCATCATAGTCACGCTTGATGGTCTCGAGAAGGCTTACATTAAGGATGTGGTTACGGAAGCGGAGTACACAGAAACGTGTGCTCGGTTACTGAAGCAGTATAAGTCTAGTTTGGGTGACGACACTGTCGCAAACGAGTTTGTCGATCTGGAGACCTTCAAGCGAACCTGGGGG TTGGAATGTCCCCGTGCTACCGAACGTCTTCGTATCGGACTTCCTGCGACCGTCGAGCAGGCCAGTCACAACGCACCAGCGGCTAATATGGGGCCGGCAGCAGGCCCTCCTGGAGGTGCTTCAGGCAGCTTGATCCTGACGGCCACGGAGAACTTCATCACTTTCCTCGATGCGTTAAAGCTGAATATGGTGTCGAAGGATGCGCTCCACCCACTGCTCTCCGAGGTGATCCAGTCCGTCAATAAGGTGACAGACGGGGACTTCGAAAACCGGGGCAAAATCATCCAGTGGCTGATCACATTGAACCAGATGCGTGCGACAGAAGAACTGAGTGAGGATCAGGCAAGAGAGTTGTCCTTTGATATTGAACAAGCCTATCAAGGGTTCAAGTCGACATTAGGTTGA
- a CDS encoding mRNA-binding ribosome synthesis protein NOC2 (predicted protein involved in nuclear export of pre-ribosomes), translating into MAGSQKKSTKKFEKKHLKDVLERRKAAAKIKQRNHLKDKRKADNAKARADAQDSADEHPEETKKQDAFAQMNVDDFFSGGFDIADADAGQAKKAKKKDVTPKTGKRKRTEEQKDEDEASAASSSGEEDGVPSDDEAASDASGSDDFEAHKDQLEALKEKDPEFYKYLKENDAELLDFGDHGDLAEVDELSEAEEEQPAKKKKKAAREEEDEQTPDNTLTIAMVKKWQKLMEEQNSIRAMRQAVLAFRSAAYLNDVEAQEQKYSIRESDVYHEVLVTALGSVPRVLSHHLPVKETASGKVKVSMDSKKFKTLTPLIKSYTSSVHQLLTNLSDAQTLKLTLSSIEPMLPYLLQFRKLLKVLIKTIVGIWADVSTTEATRITGFLLLRRLMVIGDAGLKETVLKATYEGVVKGSRNTTVHTLAGVNLMKNSAAELWGIDQNVSYTTGFNFIRQLAIHLRSSITNTSKESYKTIYNWQYVHSLDFWSRVLSQHCDGLAEAKAGKQSAMRPLIYPVVQITVGAMRLIPTATYFPLRFQLTRALLRLSRSTGTYIPLAPPLLEVLNLAEMRKPPKSSTLKQLDFNTAIRAPKSYLRTRVYQDGVGEQVAELLSEFFVLWTKHIAFPELSVPIVVSLKRWLKQVSARSGGNKNAKINQMILLLVQKVEANARWIEERRSSVTYTPRNRAEVENFLKDVDWESTPLGAFVKSQRKMREEKATLLEEARREEEKRRAEEKDADKEDVTMGGFSEGDEGSDDAEDGEDASSDGEEEEEEEEEDEDEVEFEEEED; encoded by the coding sequence ATGGCCGGAAGTCAAAAGAAATCCACCAAGAAGTTCGAGAAGAAGCATTTGAAGGATGTCCTCGAACGGCGAAAGGCGGCTGCGAAAATCAAGCAGCGTAACCATCTGAAAGACAAACGCAAGGCCGATAATGCTAAGGCACGCGCCGACGCTCAGGATTCCGCAGACGAACAtccagaagaaacgaagaagcagGATGCTTTCGCTCAAATGAATGTGGACGACTTCTTTTCGGGCGGTTTTGATATTGCGGACGCCGACGCCGGTCAGGCTAAGAAGgctaagaagaaggacgTTACCCCTAAGACTGGAAAGCGCAAGCGCACAGAAGAGCagaaagacgaggatgaagcttctgcagcttcaagCAGCGGAGAGGAAGACGGTGTCCCATCGGACGACGAAGCTGCCTCGGACGCCAGTGGATCCGACGATTTCGAAGCGCACAAGGATCAGCTTGAAgccttgaaggagaaggatcCGGAATTCTATAAATACCTTAAGGAGAACGATGCCGAGCTCCTGGACTTCGGCGACCATGGCGATCTCGCGGAAGTGGACGAGCTGAgtgaagcggaggaagagcaaccggcgaagaagaaaaagaaggctgcccgggaggaggaagacgaacaGACACCCGACAACACACTTACCATTGCTATGGTGAAGAAATGGCAAAAGTTGATGGAAGAGCAGAACTCGATAAGAGCAATGCGACAGGCTGTCCTCGCTTTCCGGTCTGCCGCCTATCTGAACGACGTTGAAGCCCAGGAGCAAAAATACTCTATCAGAGAATCTGACGTATACCATGAAGTTCTTGTTACCGCCCTTGGCTCTGTCCCTAGAGTTCTGTCGCATCATCTTCCCGTCAAGGAGACAGCCTCCGGCAAAGTCAAGGTGTCTATGGATTCGAAGAAGTTCAAGACGCTTACACCTCTTATCAAGTCCTATACCTCCTCCGTTCACCAATTGCTCACGAATTTGTCCGATGCACAGACACTGAAGCTCACACTCTCTTCTATTGAACCTATGCTCCCCTACCTActtcagttcaggaagctcctGAAGGTTCTCATCAAAACCATTGTCGGTATCTGGGCCGATGTGTCCACAACAGAAGCCACACGTATCACCGGGTTCCTGCTGTTGCGCCGTCTCATGGTTATCGGAGACGCTGGGCTGAAGGAAACCGTCCTCAAGGCCACCTACGAGGGTGTTGTCAAGGGCAGCCGGAACACTACCGTCCACACTTTGGCCGGCGTGAACCTGATGAAGAACTCCGCCGCAGAGTTGTGGGGTATCGACCAGAACGTGTCCTACACCACGggcttcaacttcatccgcCAACTTGCCATCCATCTCCGTAGCAGCATCACAAACACCTCCAAGGAGTCCTACAAGACGATCTACAACTGGCAATACGTGCACTCACTTGACTTCTGGTCCCGCGTTCTCTCACAGCACTGCGATGGCCTCGCCGAAGCTAAAGCCGGCAAGCAATCCGCCATGCGCCCTCTCATCTACCCCGTCGTCCAGATCACCGTCGGCGCGATGCGACTCATCCCCACCGCAACATACTTCCCTCTCCGCTTCCAACTCACCCGCGccctcctccgtctctcCCGCTCCACAGGAACCTACATCCCACTGGCCCCACCCCTCCTCGAGGTCCTCAACCTCGCCGAGATGCGCAAGCCCCCGAAATCAAGCACCTTGAAACAACTCGATTTCAACACCGCCATCCGCGCCCCGAAATCCTACCTCCGCACTCGCGTCTACCAAGACGGCGTCGGCGAACAGGTCGCCGAGCTCCTCTCTGAGTTCTTCGTCCTGTGGACCAAGCACATCGCTTTCCCCGAACTCTCCGTCCCCATCGTGGTCTCCCTGAAGCGCTGGCTGAAACAGGTCAGCGCGCGTTCCGGAGGAAACAAGAACGCCAAGATTAACCAGATGATCCTCCTCTTGGTCCAGAAGGTCGAGGCCAACGCCCGCTGGATTGAAGAGCGCAGAAGCAGCGTCACTTATACCCCGCGCAACCGTGCGGAAGTGGAGAACTTCCTTAAAGATGTCGATTGGGAATCGACCCCGCTCGGTGCATTCGTTAAGTCTCAGCGGAAGATGCGTGAAGAGAAGGCTACCCTTCTTGAAGAGGCGAGACgtgaagaagagaaacggagagccgaggagaaggatgcTGATAAGGAAGATGTGACGATGGGTGGTTTCAGTGAGGGGGATGAGGGAAGCGATGATGctgaggatggtgaggatgCCTCCTctgatggtgaagaagaggaagaagaggaggaggaagatgaagatgaggtggagttcgaagaagaggaagattaG
- a CDS encoding uncharacterized protein (predicted protein), translated as MVIGLLTIAAIPTVTGVALGVSEQHKANERKNDERRMAKFLIDVETNGETQEDSEVCGKRFVLRNNKVYLDDPNPLNRKLPSHTVTSFYIEYPELEETKHLKRGLGLVTTISDNPPMLGWIYVDKDTHELKYGNRTASVEHVVGPWDWTEDETTITLEESPDFYAVQEEDGDWAVYFDRDGDELEYVLEEQDKLDNAFAPIALKRKLIEQLLQQAQAQAQQAKKNDNS; from the exons ATGGTCATCGGCCTATTAACAATAGCCGCAATTCCCACCGTAACAGGTGTCGCCCTAGGCGTAAGCGAACAGCACAAAGCAAACGAGCGCAAAAACGACGAGAGACGCATGGCCAAATTCCTCATCGACGTCGAAACCAACGGAGAGACACAAGAAGACAGCGAAGTATGCGGGAAGCGGTTCGTATTAAGGAATAACAAG GTTTATCTCGATGATCCGAATCCTTTGAATCGGAAGCTTCCGTCGCATACGGTCACTTCGTTTTACATTGAGTATCCGGAGCTTGAGGAGACAAAGCATTTGAAGCGGGGGTTGGGGCTTGTTACTACGATTTCGGATAATCCGCCTATGCTGGGGTGGATTTATGTGGATAAGGATACGCATGAGTTGAAGTATGGGAATCGCACGGCGAGTGTTGAGCATGTTGTTGGGCCGTGGGATTGGACGGAGGATGAGACGACTATAACGCTGGAGGAGAGTCCGGATTTTTATGCGGTgcaggaggaggatggggaCTGGGCGGTTTATTTTGATCGCGACGGGGATGAGTTGGAGTATGTTTTGGAGGAACAGGACAAATTGGATAATGCGTTCGCGCCTATTGCTTTGAAGCGGAAGTTGATTGAGCAGCTTTTACAACAAGCCCAAGCTCAAGCTCAGCAAGCTAAGAAAAATGATAATTCGTGA